CACCACCTTTAACTGGTTTTCGCTAAGCAGCTCAAATGATGTTTCGGGTAATTGAACCAGGGTTGTTCCTAAAAACGGAAGATTACCTGTCCAGGTGTAGCTCATAGGCTCACCATCGTTAATGGAATATTTCAAATCCAGACTTGTAATCGGGTTGTTACCATTATTGCGGATGGTAAATGCCGGACTGAAACTTGTTTGGCAGTAACGGTCAATCAAATTGGTAAAAGCTGACAGTTCTACATCTGTATCATGAACGGCCGTCATGGGTTCAGTTGAAAGATTGGCTGCCTGATGTACTTCTTTGGTAGTCGGGTTTTGAACAAATCCGATAACACTCAGCTCGTCATTGTTATAAACATTGGCCAATGCCCATGATGATTCAATAATAGCATAATCACCTGCAAACATAGGCGTAGGAAGTGAAATGCCCGTTTTGGTAGGCAGCAGCTTTTTCATCACATTGTAAAAGTCCTTTTCGCCATTGCTCCCTGGTGCTGTGTTGAAATGGATGTGTTTTTCAATCACCACCATATAGGCTGAAAGGGGACCCGTAACATCGGCAGTGGCTTTAACAAGCATGGTAACAAAAAGGGTGTCATTGCCAGCCGATAAATGCTGATTTATGGTCAGGTTGAATGGCGAAGGCACGGCATAGCGGGTATTCACCATGTTTATATTCCAGTTGTTCGGGTGTCCGCTGAAAAAATTACCATCCAACACCGAGTGAGGCACACTCGATACTCCGTAAAACGATGTTTTGGCAGCAGCATCCACTGTATTGTGGTTATACATAGGGTCGTAACCAGGCCAGCTTGTATGATAATTGATGGCAGTTAATTTATCAGGATTGGCTTCGAGCAATGCATGTAATGTTGGGTTAACACCAGCGCACGGACCACAGCTTGCCTGAGTAAAATGCTCGAGTAAAACCAGCCGTTGCGATTGCGACTGGGCAAAAAAAGCAAAGGTTATGAACAATGAAAGTAGAGTTAATTTTTTCATAATGTGTGTTTTAGGGTTTTGTCGTTGCTGCAAAGATCATTATTTTTCAAAAACAAATCCAAGTGTTGAAAAGTTTTTAAAAAATATTTTTAATTATTTTGGTTGCTGATTGACTTAAATAGTTAGTTTTGCACTTGTTAACGGAAAGTTACCGGGATTGTTTATTACGGAATTTTATAAAATATTAACAATTCGGGCAGTTTTTTCTTCTTTGGGAGAA
This region of Lentimicrobiaceae bacterium genomic DNA includes:
- a CDS encoding T9SS type A sorting domain-containing protein, with translation MKKLTLLSLFITFAFFAQSQSQRLVLLEHFTQASCGPCAGVNPTLHALLEANPDKLTAINYHTSWPGYDPMYNHNTVDAAAKTSFYGVSSVPHSVLDGNFFSGHPNNWNINMVNTRYAVPSPFNLTINQHLSAGNDTLFVTMLVKATADVTGPLSAYMVVIEKHIHFNTAPGSNGEKDFYNVMKKLLPTKTGISLPTPMFAGDYAIIESSWALANVYNNDELSVIGFVQNPTTKEVHQAANLSTEPMTAVHDTDVELSAFTNLIDRYCQTSFSPAFTIRNNGNNPITSLDLKYSINDGEPMSYTWTGNLPFLGTTLVQLPETSFELLSENQLKVVVDQVNQSADTYVKNDTLVHSFSPALQASRSIQIKIRTDNAPEEVTWEVKNENGEVVFAGGPYTEANKVYTEETVLETDGCFEFFVYDAGGNGLCCGNGTGFYSIKSGSTTVAQGTQFGSLITAQFDVVSVGIENQDITSGISVYPNPAHDQLFVEMAKESLQAVQLHIFNQLGQSVYQTEVSGRKLTLNTSTWPAGIYMLRMDNGSEIISKRVSIQ